Below is a window of Veillonella rodentium DNA.
GCGAACAAGTAACGGATCACAACACTGATAGCGGACAGAATCAATACGACTACGAGTGGCGAAAAATCGAGCACCAAGTTTGTTTGCATGAATGTTGCAAGCCAAGCGAAGAATTTAGCTTTAGTCAACGCTGTGGACAAACCGAGGATAGCACCGAACCAGATGAAAGTATTCCAAACAGCTTTAGTTTGAACCATGTCATCCCAAGTGATGATGCCGCTCAAGAATACGATAGTCATAGCGACTAATGCTACTGCGGTCGCGCTTAAATCAACGCCGATGGAAGGCAATGCCCAACCGATAAGAGCGAGAACGAATACAACAGCCAAGATCTTTTCGGATACTTTCATAGGTCCCAATTTAGCGAGACCGTCGGCAGCCAATTTCTTGTTGTCGATTTCCACGCTTTCAGGGCGGTCAATCCAGTAACCGATAAGAGGAACAAAGATCAACATTACAAGACCAGGAAGTGCCAACGCTAATGCCCACTCGCCCCAAGTCATGCTGAGGCCGGTAATCTTGGTAACGAAGTCCAGTGCCAACACATTCGGAGCCATAGCAGTTAAAAACATGAAGGATGTAATCTTTGTTACGAAGTAGCCATTCATCAAGATAAAGGAACCGCCGCGTTTCGCCGTATCGCCGGGATAGGAACCGATGGATTCGGCGATGGATAAGTTAATCGGATAAATAATACCGGCCGCACGTGCCGTGTTGGAAGGTGTTGCGGGAGATAAAATCAAATCAAGAAGTGCCGTTACATACCCCAAACGCAATACGGTAGAACCGAATGCACGAATCAGGTGATAAGCCACGCGGTGACCAAGGCCGGTCTTACCAAACGCTACG
It encodes the following:
- a CDS encoding DASS family sodium-coupled anion symporter encodes the protein MERILKLAVIVLIPVILWFTTPPEGLSDTAWRLFGFYIAGILGLILKPYPIQIILLAVLSASALFLDNAKEILVGYGSTALWMIIAAFSLSVAFGKTGLGHRVAYHLIRAFGSTVLRLGYVTALLDLILSPATPSNTARAAGIIYPINLSIAESIGSYPGDTAKRGGSFILMNGYFVTKITSFMFLTAMAPNVLALDFVTKITGLSMTWGEWALALALPGLVMLIFVPLIGYWIDRPESVEIDNKKLAADGLAKLGPMKVSEKILAVVFVLALIGWALPSIGVDLSATAVALVAMTIVFLSGIITWDDMVQTKAVWNTFIWFGAILGLSTALTKAKFFAWLATFMQTNLVLDFSPLVVVLILSAISVVIRYLFASSTAYIASMLPVFLTVGMASGVDPVMFGLVLLATNAFGGLVTHYGASPGPIIYSAGYNNLKDWWTAGAILAVLSWILLFVVGIPWWTFIGMIG